From Polynucleobacter sp. AP-Sving-400A-A2:
CTTTTAATGCGAAATCCAGCCTGCCCTAACCACAGAACTTCTGTCGCAGACTGTGCATTAGATTTACTAGGCGCTTGAGCTTGGGCAGATACTGAGGAAGCCATTAAAAATGCAGCAGCAATCCCAACTAGAAAAGAGTCCAACAAAATATATTTACGCATTACTGCCTCCGAGTTTTTACGATTTATCTTTTGAAACTATAGCGGAGAAAGTGGAAATGGAGTTTTTGGAACTGGGTTTTTATACGGCACTGCATCAATTTATAGGCACTGCATATCTCCAATAAAAAACCCCGCCGTAGCGGGGCTCTCATAACTCAGCATTTCTTTTACGGGGTAATGACGATCGCGCCCGAAACTTTTCTGCCTTCCGCAGCTTTATGAGCGTCAACAGCCTGCTCGAGCTTAAACTTGGCGCCAATCTGCACTTTCACACGACCCTGGGCAATCGCATCAAATACTGCGCGAGCATTTTCCTGAAGCAACTCGGGAGTAGCGTTGTGCGGGAATACAGAAGGTCTAGTTAGGAAGAGGCAGCCCTTCTTATTCAGAATCTCCGGCTGTATCTCTGGAGCAGGTCCAGAGGCGGCGCCGAATAAAGCCACCGTGCCAAATGGTGCAGCACAATCGAGTGAGCCCAAGAAAGTGGTCTTAGCAACTGAGTCATACACTACATTTGCTTTACGGCCGCCCGTTGCCTTCATAAACTCTTCGACCCAATTGGGTTTTGAGTAATCCACCACAGCATCACAGCCTGCCTCTTTTGCAGCGGCAAACTTGGCTTCAGATCCTACTGTGCCCACTACAAAGGCACCCAAAGATTTTGCCCATCCCGATAGGATTTGGCCTACACCACCAGCGGCAGCGTGAACTAAGACGACGTCTCCAGACTTCACCTTGTAGGTTTTTTGAACTAAGTACTGGGCAGTCATTGCTTTGAAAAACACAGCAGCAGCAACTTCATCA
This genomic window contains:
- a CDS encoding quinone oxidoreductase, yielding MTTARIVSLSELGNADVIQLIDKELPAPGKGEVQLRQTAIGFNFIDVYQRSGVYPLELPTGLGHEAVGVVEALGEGVTRFKLGDRVTYMNAGIGAYASARNVAVDKLVSVPDNVSDEVAAAVFFKAMTAQYLVQKTYKVKSGDVVLVHAAAGGVGQILSGWAKSLGAFVVGTVGSEAKFAAAKEAGCDAVVDYSKPNWVEEFMKATGGRKANVVYDSVAKTTFLGSLDCAAPFGTVALFGAASGPAPEIQPEILNKKGCLFLTRPSVFPHNATPELLQENARAVFDAIAQGRVKVQIGAKFKLEQAVDAHKAAEGRKVSGAIVITP